Proteins co-encoded in one Synechococcus elongatus PCC 6301 genomic window:
- a CDS encoding dCTP deaminase, which produces MVSPFDPDLINPASLDVRLGPNIMIETPNSPSLQKRSIADYCEESPYLIDPSEWFLGETLELFNIPRSLAAKFVLKSSRAREGINHLYAGFADPRFHNSVLTLEIVNVRRFHPVPIWPGMLIGQLIFWRLSDEPERDYSVTGRYNDCLTVTASKDAGKS; this is translated from the coding sequence ATGGTCAGCCCGTTTGACCCAGACCTGATCAACCCGGCCAGTCTCGACGTGCGCCTCGGCCCCAACATCATGATCGAGACGCCGAACAGTCCAAGCTTGCAGAAGCGATCGATCGCAGACTACTGCGAAGAAAGCCCCTACCTCATTGACCCATCCGAGTGGTTCTTGGGTGAAACCCTGGAGCTGTTCAACATTCCGCGATCGCTTGCTGCCAAGTTCGTTCTTAAGAGCAGCCGAGCCCGAGAAGGGATCAACCATCTCTATGCAGGCTTTGCGGACCCACGCTTCCACAACTCCGTACTGACCTTAGAAATCGTCAACGTCCGGCGGTTTCATCCCGTTCCCATCTGGCCAGGGATGCTGATCGGGCAACTGATTTTCTGGCGCTTGAGCGACGAGCCAGAGCGGGATTACTCCGTGACCGGTCGCTACAACGACTGCCTGACTGTGACCGCTAGCAAAGACGCGGGGAAGTCCTGA
- a CDS encoding N-acetylmuramoyl-L-alanine amidase, which produces MFWLAQLPPLQVVYPADQQKTQADRIFLIGTADPRQTVTINGQLIQRSPAGHFAPSFPLQLGPNQFELRSGDQRLTLTVIRQAAQPALAPGTLLADLQPQQTIAVSPGQPVCFSAIAVPQAQIQVQIGSLQLPLQGQAIAPLPSNSAVLIGQNQPDRPAPIQRYEGCTTALAAGFQGQPQFQIQAGDRRLTQAAPGSVTVWPAQPYRVATVTAPEAIARTGPSTDHSRLTPLPQGTQAQVLGQTGEWLQLAYGGWMRTSEARLTTSAALPRSQVRSASFQSRDRWLEFRVPLNRPAPLRLEQQGDRLTLQLYETTAQTDTIRLSTDPWLRSFRWEQARPGEVTYHLQLASQQQWGYRLRYDGNILVLSIRKPPTISQSRLQQPLRGLRIYLDPGHGSAEDLGARGPDGTPEKDVTLTVSNLLRDRLQQLGAAVLMSRKGDEDIWPQERAAQIQALEPDIALSLHYNALPDAGDAEGTQGIGAFWYQDQSQDLARSLHDSLVSRLQRPSYGIFWNNLALTRPTVAPSVLLELGFMINPREFEWIVDLDAQSQLVEAIAQGLVDWFHSQP; this is translated from the coding sequence ATGTTTTGGCTAGCGCAACTGCCTCCCTTGCAAGTCGTCTATCCGGCCGACCAACAGAAAACTCAGGCCGATCGCATTTTCCTGATCGGTACGGCAGATCCTCGCCAGACCGTGACCATCAATGGCCAACTGATCCAACGCAGTCCTGCAGGCCACTTCGCCCCGAGCTTTCCCCTCCAACTAGGCCCCAATCAATTCGAACTGCGATCGGGCGATCAGCGTTTGACCCTCACCGTTATCCGACAGGCAGCCCAGCCCGCATTAGCGCCAGGGACCTTGTTAGCTGATCTGCAACCTCAGCAGACGATCGCGGTCAGTCCGGGTCAGCCCGTCTGTTTCTCAGCGATCGCCGTCCCGCAAGCTCAGATCCAAGTCCAGATCGGATCGCTACAACTGCCGTTGCAGGGGCAAGCGATCGCGCCACTGCCGAGTAATTCGGCTGTCTTGATTGGTCAAAATCAGCCCGATCGCCCTGCTCCGATTCAACGCTATGAAGGCTGCACCACTGCTTTAGCCGCAGGATTTCAAGGGCAGCCGCAGTTTCAGATTCAGGCTGGCGATCGCCGCCTCACACAAGCCGCTCCAGGTTCCGTGACAGTGTGGCCCGCCCAGCCTTACCGAGTGGCCACGGTGACAGCTCCAGAAGCGATCGCCCGAACGGGGCCGAGTACCGATCATTCACGCCTGACACCCTTACCCCAGGGCACTCAAGCGCAAGTCTTGGGGCAGACTGGCGAGTGGTTGCAGCTGGCCTATGGCGGCTGGATGCGTACCTCAGAAGCGCGACTGACGACGAGTGCCGCTCTGCCGCGATCGCAGGTTCGCAGTGCCAGCTTTCAAAGCCGCGATCGCTGGCTGGAATTTCGGGTACCTTTGAATCGACCAGCCCCGCTGCGGCTGGAACAACAGGGCGATCGCCTGACCCTGCAGCTCTACGAAACCACAGCGCAAACCGACACGATTCGCCTCAGCACCGATCCTTGGCTGCGTAGCTTCCGCTGGGAGCAAGCTCGCCCCGGCGAAGTCACCTATCACCTTCAGCTCGCGAGCCAACAACAGTGGGGCTATCGACTGCGCTACGACGGCAACATACTCGTACTGTCTATTCGCAAGCCGCCGACCATCAGCCAATCACGATTGCAGCAACCCTTGCGAGGCCTGAGGATCTATCTGGATCCAGGTCACGGCAGTGCGGAAGATTTGGGGGCCCGAGGGCCGGATGGCACGCCCGAAAAAGATGTGACCCTGACCGTCTCGAACTTGCTGCGCGATCGCCTCCAGCAGCTTGGAGCCGCAGTTTTAATGAGTCGTAAAGGTGATGAGGACATTTGGCCACAGGAACGCGCAGCACAGATTCAGGCTTTAGAGCCGGATATTGCCCTGAGTTTGCATTACAACGCACTCCCAGATGCGGGTGACGCCGAAGGCACGCAGGGAATCGGTGCTTTTTGGTATCAAGACCAGTCGCAGGACTTGGCGCGATCGCTCCATGACAGTCTGGTGAGCCGCTTACAGCGACCCTCCTACGGCATTTTCTGGAATAACTTGGCACTGACCCGACCCACAGTTGCGCCCTCGGTACTGTTGGAGTTGGGCTTCATGATTAACCCGCGGGAATTTGAATGGATCGTTGATCTCGACGCCCAAAGCCAATTGGTTGAGGCGATCGCCCAAGGGTTGGTCGATTGGTTCCATTCACAGCCGTAA
- the murA gene encoding UDP-N-acetylglucosamine 1-carboxyvinyltransferase, with translation MSALSLSASEAATAPASFLEIVGNRPLSGTVHVSGAKNSALVVMAGALLCPDQCRIRNVPQLADVGRMLEILEALGVKTQQQGDCIDLDLRDLSSPAAPYELVNQLRASFFAIGPLLARVGVARMPLPGGCNIGARPVDLHVRGLRALGAHVQIEHGIVSAAIPGSRRRLQGARIYLDCPSVGATETLMMAAVLAEGETILENAAQEPEVVDLANFCRAMGARIRGAGTNTISIQGVERLHTADYAIIPDRIEAGTFLIAGAITNSVINVAPVIPDHLSATIAKLEEMGCPIVQTSSNELQTQPQGSLRGVDLRTLPYPGFPTDMQAQFMALMSICEGDSVITETVFENRMQHVAELQRMGADIRLQGNTAIVRGVPQLSGAPVLATDLRASAALILAALAAEGKTQISGLQHLDRGYENIEEKLRKLGADIKRFTAE, from the coding sequence ATTTCCGCCCTGTCTTTATCGGCTTCTGAGGCTGCCACTGCGCCTGCTTCCTTCCTCGAAATTGTTGGCAACCGTCCCCTTTCGGGCACCGTTCACGTCAGTGGGGCCAAAAATTCTGCTCTCGTTGTCATGGCTGGAGCGCTGCTTTGTCCTGACCAATGCCGGATTCGCAATGTTCCGCAGCTGGCTGACGTGGGCCGCATGCTGGAGATTCTGGAGGCATTGGGCGTCAAAACCCAGCAACAGGGCGACTGTATTGATCTCGATCTGCGGGATCTCAGCAGTCCGGCTGCTCCCTACGAGCTCGTTAATCAGCTGCGCGCCAGCTTTTTTGCGATCGGTCCGCTCTTGGCACGGGTAGGGGTAGCTCGCATGCCACTGCCCGGTGGCTGCAACATTGGGGCGCGTCCGGTGGATCTGCATGTGCGTGGCCTCCGTGCGTTGGGTGCCCACGTCCAAATTGAGCATGGCATTGTCAGTGCTGCAATTCCCGGCTCACGCCGTCGCCTGCAAGGCGCGCGGATCTATCTCGACTGCCCCAGTGTCGGCGCAACTGAAACCCTGATGATGGCAGCTGTGCTGGCGGAAGGGGAAACCATCCTCGAGAATGCTGCGCAAGAACCAGAAGTTGTGGATTTGGCCAACTTCTGTCGCGCGATGGGGGCTCGTATTCGCGGAGCTGGTACCAACACCATCTCCATCCAAGGGGTGGAGCGACTGCACACGGCGGACTACGCGATCATCCCCGATCGCATTGAGGCAGGCACTTTTCTGATCGCTGGGGCAATCACTAACTCGGTAATTAATGTCGCGCCGGTAATTCCCGATCACCTCTCGGCTACAATCGCCAAGCTTGAGGAAATGGGCTGTCCGATCGTCCAGACCAGCAGCAACGAGCTCCAGACCCAACCCCAGGGCAGCTTGCGAGGGGTTGACCTACGGACACTTCCCTATCCGGGCTTCCCCACAGATATGCAGGCGCAATTTATGGCGTTGATGAGCATTTGTGAAGGGGATAGCGTGATCACCGAGACGGTGTTTGAGAACCGAATGCAGCACGTGGCTGAACTGCAGCGCATGGGTGCAGACATCCGTTTGCAAGGCAATACGGCGATCGTCCGGGGCGTACCGCAGCTCTCGGGGGCACCGGTGCTGGCTACCGATCTGCGGGCTTCTGCGGCTCTGATCTTGGCGGCCTTAGCAGCGGAGGGCAAAACCCAAATCAGCGGCCTGCAGCACCTCGATCGCGGCTACGAAAACATTGAGGAAAAACTTCGCAAGTTAGGCGCTGATATCAAGCGCTTTACGGCAGAATAG
- a CDS encoding tyrosine-type recombinase/integrase, which translates to MRLTIERRKASLYLRGNLPPKLPGGEWKQQRMPLGLDATPLGVKQAEAKAHQVGLELQMDRFRWQDHVELPIDASVMSGLVHLAEERYFSERDRTAKTLSTWQRVYVAHYRQIGLDKPFSLELIHRYLSSKRGFPNALQKAIVACRFLCAVANQPLDARPWQGVATRREVVPRELPTQQQIVDWFDHLKNMQLHHQPEFRAGWIWVYAAIATYGLRPHEAWYLDLDSLRKSKGKRVWLKDGKTGPRWVYPCPPQWVQRFDLCHGGPPPINVRNNQELGTRAGQWAKANGVPPLYGLRHSYAVRLIEYEFPVTVAAKMMGHSPQVHTETYHRWLGDREVQSYAEDLLR; encoded by the coding sequence GTGCGGCTGACCATCGAGCGACGGAAGGCCTCTCTGTACCTGCGTGGCAACTTGCCGCCGAAGCTTCCTGGTGGTGAGTGGAAGCAGCAGCGCATGCCCTTGGGTTTAGATGCCACGCCCTTGGGGGTGAAGCAGGCTGAAGCTAAGGCTCACCAAGTTGGGCTAGAGCTGCAGATGGATCGGTTCCGCTGGCAAGACCATGTGGAGCTTCCGATCGACGCCAGCGTGATGAGTGGGCTGGTGCATCTGGCTGAGGAGCGCTACTTCTCAGAGCGCGATCGCACGGCCAAGACGTTGAGCACCTGGCAGCGGGTCTACGTTGCGCACTACCGCCAGATTGGGCTAGACAAGCCATTTAGCCTAGAGCTGATCCACCGCTACTTAAGTAGTAAGCGCGGCTTCCCGAATGCACTGCAGAAGGCGATCGTCGCCTGCCGATTTCTGTGCGCAGTCGCCAACCAGCCGTTAGATGCGCGGCCGTGGCAGGGGGTTGCGACTCGGCGCGAAGTCGTCCCTCGCGAACTACCAACACAGCAGCAGATTGTCGACTGGTTTGACCACCTTAAGAATATGCAGCTGCACCATCAGCCTGAGTTTCGAGCTGGCTGGATCTGGGTCTATGCAGCGATCGCGACCTACGGCCTTCGCCCGCACGAAGCTTGGTACCTGGACCTAGACTCGTTGCGAAAATCTAAGGGAAAACGGGTTTGGCTCAAGGATGGTAAGACAGGGCCGCGCTGGGTTTATCCCTGCCCACCGCAGTGGGTTCAGCGCTTTGACCTGTGCCACGGTGGGCCGCCGCCGATCAACGTCCGCAACAATCAAGAGTTGGGCACTCGAGCTGGGCAGTGGGCCAAAGCCAACGGTGTGCCACCTTTATATGGATTGCGGCATAGCTATGCCGTTCGGCTAATTGAGTACGAGTTCCCGGTGACGGTGGCTGCCAAGATGATGGGACACAGCCCTCAAGTCCACACCGAGACCTACCATCGCTGGCTAGGCGATCGCGAAGTCCAGAGCTACGCCGAGGACTTGCTGCGGTAA
- a CDS encoding DEAD/DEAH box helicase, producing the protein MTPFELRDYQQQVVEELRHSYATGHRSPLVAMPTGAGKTAVFSYISLQSAAKQKRTLILVHRKELLLQASRSLDRLGVRHGLIASGFSWMPYPTQVASVQTLVRRLDRLDWEPELIVVDEAHHVVPDNTWGKVLSAYPRSRVLGVTATPCRTDGRGLGDVFDDLIIGPTIAELTERGFLCPTKIYAPPIQADLTGVRMRAGDYAKDQLAQAMDKPVIVGDAIDHYRRLCPGVPAIGFCASVEIAQKVAVEFSSAGFKAASLDGTLDSATRSHLIDDLGSGRIQVLTSCEIVSEGTDIPVVTAALLLRPTQSLGLYLQQVGRVLRPAPGKSHALILDHVGNVMRHGLPEADREWTLEGEKRRSRKGESEEKPETVRQCPKCFCAHAPQPTCPNCGHRYVVEARRLEEVRGELIELDKAAIARQRKEEQAKAQTLEELIELGRKRGYKPGWAQRYWKARQSKRQQWGQAHG; encoded by the coding sequence ATGACACCATTCGAGCTCAGAGACTACCAGCAGCAAGTCGTCGAAGAGCTGCGTCACTCCTACGCCACCGGCCACAGATCGCCTTTAGTGGCGATGCCAACTGGCGCGGGTAAAACTGCGGTTTTTAGTTACATCTCGCTGCAGTCTGCAGCTAAGCAAAAGAGAACGCTGATCCTTGTGCACCGCAAGGAGCTGCTGCTCCAGGCGAGCCGATCGCTCGATCGCTTGGGTGTCCGGCATGGACTGATTGCTTCGGGTTTCAGCTGGATGCCCTACCCGACACAGGTCGCGTCTGTGCAGACGCTTGTTCGACGACTAGATCGGTTGGACTGGGAGCCTGAGCTAATTGTGGTGGATGAGGCTCACCACGTCGTCCCTGACAACACTTGGGGCAAGGTGCTGAGTGCCTATCCTCGGTCTCGCGTCTTGGGGGTGACTGCAACACCCTGTCGGACGGATGGCCGTGGCTTGGGTGACGTGTTCGACGACCTCATCATTGGCCCGACAATCGCAGAGCTGACTGAGCGGGGCTTCCTCTGCCCGACCAAGATTTACGCTCCGCCAATTCAGGCTGACCTGACTGGCGTCCGCATGCGGGCGGGCGACTACGCTAAGGATCAGCTGGCTCAGGCGATGGACAAGCCAGTAATTGTCGGCGATGCGATCGACCACTACCGGCGTCTCTGCCCTGGCGTCCCAGCGATCGGTTTCTGTGCCTCGGTGGAGATCGCCCAGAAGGTTGCAGTCGAGTTCAGTTCGGCTGGCTTCAAGGCTGCCAGCTTGGATGGCACGCTCGATTCGGCGACGCGATCGCACTTGATTGACGACCTTGGCAGCGGTCGCATTCAAGTGCTCACGTCATGCGAAATCGTTTCCGAAGGCACGGACATCCCAGTCGTCACAGCGGCGCTTTTGTTACGCCCCACTCAGTCGCTCGGGCTCTACCTTCAGCAGGTTGGCCGTGTTCTCAGACCAGCCCCTGGGAAGTCCCACGCTCTCATCTTGGACCACGTCGGCAACGTCATGAGGCATGGCTTGCCTGAGGCCGATCGCGAGTGGACGCTGGAAGGCGAGAAGCGGCGATCGCGCAAGGGCGAGAGCGAAGAGAAGCCCGAGACGGTGCGGCAGTGTCCGAAGTGCTTCTGTGCTCACGCGCCTCAGCCGACTTGCCCGAACTGCGGCCATCGCTACGTCGTCGAAGCGCGGCGTCTTGAAGAGGTCAGAGGCGAGCTGATCGAGCTAGACAAGGCTGCGATCGCTCGGCAGCGGAAGGAAGAGCAGGCCAAGGCTCAGACCCTTGAAGAACTGATCGAACTGGGTCGCAAGCGGGGCTACAAACCGGGCTGGGCACAGCGCTACTGGAAGGCTCGCCAGAGTAAGCGTCAGCAGTGGGGACAAGCCCATGGCTAA
- a CDS encoding VRR-NUC domain-containing protein, whose product MANSETSLQARLWKTLSQSPDVRLWRNNVGTCKAADGRFVRFGLCPGSSDLIGLTRVTITPDMVGQTIALFTAIEVKTPTGRVTPEQQSFIDFVQRSGGRAGVARSMQDANKIISGEGHV is encoded by the coding sequence ATGGCTAACAGCGAGACCAGTTTGCAGGCACGCCTCTGGAAGACGCTGAGCCAGTCGCCCGATGTCCGGCTTTGGCGCAACAACGTCGGCACCTGCAAGGCCGCTGATGGCCGTTTCGTCCGCTTTGGACTCTGCCCTGGCAGCTCTGACCTGATCGGGCTGACCCGCGTCACCATCACGCCCGACATGGTCGGTCAGACGATCGCTCTCTTCACTGCGATCGAGGTCAAGACGCCAACTGGGCGGGTTACTCCCGAGCAACAAAGTTTCATCGATTTCGTACAGCGCTCCGGTGGCCGTGCTGGTGTGGCGCGCTCGATGCAAGACGCAAACAAAATAATTTCAGGTGAAGGTCATGTCTAG
- the ispG gene encoding (E)-4-hydroxy-3-methylbut-2-enyl-diphosphate synthase, producing MQTLSTPSTTATEFDTVIHRRPTRSVRVGDIWIGSRHPVVVQSMINEDTLDIDGSVAAIRRLHEIGCEIVRVTVPSLGHAKAVGDIKKKLQDTYRDVPLVADVHHNGMKIALEVAKHVDKVRINPGLYVFEKPDPNRQGYTPEEFERIGKQIRDTLEPLVTSLREQDKAMRIGVNHGSLAERMLFTYGDTPEGMVESALEFLRLCEEMDFRNLVISMKASRAPVMMAAYRLMAKRMDDLGMDYPLHLGVTEAGDGDYGRIKSTVGIGTLLAEGIGDTIRVSLTEAPENEIPVCYSILQALGLRKTMVEYVACPSCGRTLFNLEEVLHKVRAATNHLVGLDIAVMGCIVNGPGEMADADYGYVGKTPGTIALYRGRDEIKRVPEEQGVEELINLIKADGRWVEPEPIA from the coding sequence ATGCAGACCCTCTCCACCCCCAGCACAACTGCCACTGAGTTTGATACCGTCATCCACCGGCGCCCTACGCGATCGGTTCGGGTCGGTGATATCTGGATTGGCAGCCGCCATCCCGTCGTTGTCCAGTCGATGATCAACGAGGACACCCTCGACATCGATGGGTCTGTTGCCGCGATCCGCCGCCTGCATGAGATTGGCTGCGAGATCGTCCGCGTCACGGTGCCCAGTCTTGGCCATGCCAAAGCGGTCGGTGACATTAAAAAGAAACTGCAAGACACCTATCGCGACGTGCCCTTGGTTGCCGACGTCCACCACAACGGTATGAAGATCGCGCTGGAAGTCGCCAAGCACGTTGACAAAGTCCGGATCAATCCTGGTCTCTACGTCTTTGAGAAGCCCGATCCGAATCGTCAGGGCTACACACCAGAAGAATTTGAGCGAATTGGCAAGCAAATTCGCGACACGCTTGAGCCCTTAGTCACCAGCCTGCGCGAGCAGGACAAGGCCATGCGGATTGGCGTCAACCACGGCTCTCTAGCCGAGCGGATGCTGTTCACCTACGGCGACACGCCGGAAGGCATGGTGGAATCGGCGTTGGAATTCCTGCGACTCTGCGAAGAGATGGACTTCCGTAATCTCGTCATCTCCATGAAAGCGAGCCGAGCGCCGGTGATGATGGCGGCCTATCGCCTGATGGCCAAACGGATGGATGATCTGGGCATGGATTATCCGCTCCACTTGGGTGTGACCGAAGCCGGTGATGGTGACTATGGCCGGATCAAATCGACGGTTGGGATTGGCACGCTGCTAGCGGAAGGGATTGGCGATACGATTCGCGTTTCGCTCACGGAAGCCCCCGAAAACGAAATTCCGGTTTGCTATTCGATTTTGCAAGCCCTCGGCCTCCGCAAAACCATGGTTGAGTATGTCGCCTGTCCAAGTTGCGGACGGACACTCTTCAATCTGGAAGAGGTCCTTCACAAAGTGCGGGCTGCAACCAATCATTTGGTTGGCTTGGATATTGCTGTCATGGGTTGCATCGTCAATGGCCCTGGCGAAATGGCTGATGCTGACTACGGCTACGTTGGCAAAACCCCAGGAACGATCGCCCTTTACCGAGGACGAGATGAAATCAAACGAGTTCCCGAAGAGCAAGGTGTAGAAGAACTGATCAACCTGATCAAAGCAGATGGACGCTGGGTTGAACCGGAACCGATTGCCTAA
- a CDS encoding primase-helicase zinc-binding domain-containing protein, producing MSRISDAARGRWPEILNKLGGVAPEFLVVSKTKESPCPCCGGETRYRFDDLDGNGTWFCSHCGGRDQKGGGGTGFDLLMRLKGWDFSEAARQVEQFLGIKRDRPDPPIRGASAFWRYSDDFYVIRWDKPGQKKSIRPCRWNGEKWEWKRPTGKLPLFNLDRLRALPDAVVIVVEGEKAADAAAKLFPNFVVTTWHGGTKNWQTADWSPLRGRKVALWPDADAVGIIAMQSIAGAIEAAELRLVRNPEGVPEAWDLADADWSPEHALNWLKANCYEPEPDLDPPACVEASEVENAEPSLEATSSGSEARSRSRDDDSLYTALGYDKDRYYYLPRGTKQIVELTANSHRKLNLIQIAPLNYWEMTFPRKNGADWESAANWLMRECEAVGVFDPSRIRGRGAWWDDGKTILHLGGRLVVEGAETTSMTVRGSRYIYERAVDLQSFATTEVDPDDAIAILLLANEFSWDVPASGALLAGWTALAPFCGALEWRPHVWVTGNPGSGKSTVLRDYVRGILRGACHVVQSSTSEAGVRSLLGRDAIPVVFDEADPSDDTNKGQMDNLLGFIRAASSDDSGSIYKGRTDGGCNRFDARAMFCMSSVNVPISRQSDRDRFCLLSLRRGDPNHDWKGLRLRMAELITPDVGKRIAARTLRLIPTIRANARTLAAVLAGRYSQRFGDQCGTLLAGAYSLMSEDVLTPEEAASWVDSMDWSSYAPDDTDTEERECIQHLLQTQVQLEGGRRAQIGELVQIAIASPFTPNSVVSIVDRPTAIAILGRHGFKIVAVDGQTYLAVSNRSKEISSWVRQTRWANAYVSALRKLPGAITPKQGMHFAGVGTQRCTLIPLTAIDC from the coding sequence ATGTCTAGGATTTCTGATGCAGCCCGAGGACGCTGGCCGGAGATCCTAAACAAGCTCGGGGGTGTTGCTCCTGAGTTCTTGGTGGTCAGCAAGACCAAGGAAAGCCCCTGCCCCTGCTGCGGTGGTGAGACTCGCTACCGCTTCGATGACCTCGATGGCAACGGCACCTGGTTCTGCTCACACTGCGGCGGCCGCGATCAGAAGGGTGGTGGTGGCACTGGCTTCGACTTGCTCATGCGGCTGAAGGGCTGGGACTTCTCAGAGGCAGCCCGCCAGGTCGAGCAGTTTCTTGGCATCAAGCGCGATCGCCCTGACCCACCGATACGCGGAGCCTCAGCGTTCTGGCGTTACAGCGACGATTTCTACGTCATCCGGTGGGACAAGCCCGGACAGAAAAAGTCGATTCGACCCTGTCGCTGGAACGGTGAGAAGTGGGAATGGAAGCGCCCCACCGGCAAGCTGCCGCTGTTCAATCTTGACCGGCTTAGGGCGCTGCCCGATGCGGTTGTGATCGTCGTCGAGGGCGAAAAGGCTGCTGATGCTGCGGCTAAGCTCTTCCCCAACTTTGTCGTCACGACTTGGCACGGCGGCACCAAGAATTGGCAGACGGCGGATTGGTCACCCCTACGAGGACGCAAGGTCGCTCTTTGGCCTGACGCTGACGCAGTTGGCATCATTGCCATGCAGTCGATCGCAGGCGCGATCGAAGCCGCTGAACTGCGCTTGGTTCGCAACCCTGAGGGCGTTCCGGAAGCGTGGGATCTGGCAGACGCCGACTGGTCGCCGGAGCATGCGCTGAACTGGCTGAAAGCGAACTGCTACGAGCCGGAGCCGGATCTTGATCCGCCTGCGTGCGTCGAGGCATCGGAAGTTGAGAACGCAGAACCCAGCCTTGAGGCGACATCGAGCGGATCTGAGGCGCGGAGTCGATCGCGTGATGACGACAGCCTCTACACGGCGCTCGGCTACGACAAGGATCGCTACTACTACCTGCCAAGGGGCACAAAGCAGATCGTCGAACTGACTGCCAACTCGCACCGAAAGTTGAATCTGATCCAGATCGCTCCTCTCAACTACTGGGAGATGACTTTCCCAAGGAAGAATGGAGCGGATTGGGAGTCAGCTGCGAACTGGCTCATGCGTGAGTGCGAAGCCGTAGGCGTCTTCGACCCGTCTCGGATCCGTGGCCGAGGCGCTTGGTGGGACGACGGCAAGACTATCCTTCACCTTGGAGGTCGCTTAGTGGTCGAAGGTGCTGAAACAACCTCAATGACCGTACGAGGCAGTCGCTATATCTACGAGCGGGCTGTAGACCTCCAAAGCTTCGCAACCACTGAGGTCGACCCAGACGACGCGATCGCCATCCTTCTCCTCGCCAACGAGTTCTCTTGGGATGTACCCGCATCGGGTGCACTGCTGGCAGGCTGGACAGCTCTCGCACCTTTCTGCGGGGCTCTCGAGTGGCGTCCCCATGTCTGGGTGACGGGCAACCCAGGCTCGGGCAAGTCGACGGTGCTCAGGGACTATGTGCGCGGCATCCTACGCGGCGCGTGCCACGTTGTGCAGTCCTCAACCAGCGAGGCAGGCGTGCGATCGCTCCTGGGCCGCGATGCGATACCGGTCGTCTTCGACGAGGCCGACCCGTCAGACGACACCAACAAGGGCCAGATGGATAACCTGCTCGGGTTCATCCGAGCGGCCAGTAGCGATGACTCCGGCAGCATCTATAAGGGCCGCACCGATGGCGGCTGCAACCGCTTCGACGCCCGCGCCATGTTCTGCATGAGCAGCGTCAACGTCCCTATCAGCCGTCAGTCCGATCGCGATCGCTTCTGCCTGCTTTCCTTACGCAGGGGCGACCCGAATCATGACTGGAAAGGGCTGCGACTGCGGATGGCTGAACTGATTACGCCAGATGTCGGCAAGCGCATCGCCGCTCGCACCCTTCGGCTCATCCCGACGATCCGCGCCAACGCTCGCACTTTAGCGGCAGTCTTGGCAGGTCGTTACAGCCAGCGCTTCGGCGACCAGTGCGGCACGCTTCTGGCCGGTGCCTACAGCCTGATGAGCGAGGACGTACTGACGCCGGAGGAGGCCGCTAGCTGGGTCGATTCGATGGACTGGTCGAGCTACGCGCCCGACGACACAGACACCGAGGAGCGTGAGTGCATCCAGCACCTACTCCAGACCCAAGTGCAGCTCGAGGGCGGGCGCCGGGCGCAGATCGGCGAACTGGTTCAGATCGCGATCGCTTCGCCGTTCACGCCAAACTCGGTCGTCTCGATCGTCGATCGCCCGACGGCGATCGCCATCCTTGGCCGCCACGGCTTCAAGATCGTCGCGGTCGACGGCCAGACCTACCTGGCTGTCAGCAACCGCTCCAAGGAGATCAGCTCGTGGGTCAGACAGACCCGATGGGCTAACGCCTACGTCTCCGCGCTCAGGAAGCTGCCAGGCGCGATCACGCCTAAGCAGGGGATGCACTTCGCAGGCGTAGGAACCCAGCGATGCACCCTGATTCCGCTTACGGCCATCGACTGTTAG